A stretch of the Lolium perenne isolate Kyuss_39 chromosome 3, Kyuss_2.0, whole genome shotgun sequence genome encodes the following:
- the LOC127343081 gene encoding carbonic anhydrase, chloroplastic isoform X2 produces MSGCLCLPCCYKKAPGGEIPAAVDSSSSSLLQKPTTNPPPPPPPVPASNKMDAAVERLQTGFQKFKTDVYDKKPDLFEPLKAGQAPKYMVFACADSRVCPSVTLGLEPGEAFTVRNIANMVPAYCKNKYAGIGSAIEYAVCALKVEVIVVIGHSCCGGIKALLSLKDGADDSFHFVEDWVRIGHPAKMKVKKECSSLSFDEQCAVLEKEAVNTSLQNLKTYPFVTEGVANGTLKLVGGHYDFVSGKFDTWEL; encoded by the exons ATGAGTGGCTGCCTTTGCCTCCCGTGCTGCTATAAGAAGGCCCCCGGCGGGGAGATCCCAGCAGCGGTagattcttcctcctcgtcactcCTCCAGAAGCCAACCACCaaccctccaccaccacctcctccagtTCCAGCCTCCAACAAG ATGGACGCCGCCGTGGAGCGCCTCCAGACCGGGTTCCAGAAGTTCAAGACCGATGTCTACGA CAAGAAGCCCGACCTGTTCGAGCCCCTCAAGGCCGGCCAGGCGCCCAAG TACATGGTGTTCGCGTGCGCCGACTCGCGTGTGTGCCCGTCGGTGACCCTGGGCCTGGAGCCCGGCGAAGCCTTCACTGTCCGCAACATCGCCAACATGGTCCCGGCCTACTGCAAG AACAAGTACGCTGGTATTGGATCAGCCATCGAGTACGCCGTGTGTGCTCTCAAG GTCGAGGTCATCGTGGTGATTGGCCACAGCTGCTGCGGTGGAATCAAGGCACTCCTGTCACTCAAAGATGGCGCAGACGACTCCTT CCACTTCGTCGAGGACTGGGTCAGGATCGGGCACCCTGCTAAGATGAAGGTGAAGAAAGAGTGCTCCTCCTTGTCTTTCGATGAGCAATGCGCCGTCTTGGAAAAG GAGGCCGTGAACACGTCCCTCCAGAACCTCAAGACCTACCCGTTTGTCACCGAAGGTGTGGCCAACGGAACCCTCAAGCTCGTCGGCGGACACTACGACTTCGTCTCCGGCAAGTTCGACACATGGGAACTGTAA
- the LOC127343081 gene encoding carbonic anhydrase, chloroplastic isoform X1: protein MSTAAAANLCYARSSTISASLGTPAPSNSASFRPRLIRNVPVQAAPVAPALMDAAVERLQTGFQKFKTDVYDKKPDLFEPLKAGQAPKYMVFACADSRVCPSVTLGLEPGEAFTVRNIANMVPAYCKNKYAGIGSAIEYAVCALKVEVIVVIGHSCCGGIKALLSLKDGADDSFHFVEDWVRIGHPAKMKVKKECSSLSFDEQCAVLEKEAVNTSLQNLKTYPFVTEGVANGTLKLVGGHYDFVSGKFDTWEL from the exons ATGTCGACCGCCGCAGCTGCTAACCTGTGCTACGCGCGCTCCTCCACCATCTCCGCCAGCCTCGGCACCCCCGCCCCATCCAACTCCGCCTCCTTCCGCCCCAGGCTCATCCGCAACGTCCCCGTCCAGGCCGCCCCCGTCGCACCTGCATTG ATGGACGCCGCCGTGGAGCGCCTCCAGACCGGGTTCCAGAAGTTCAAGACCGATGTCTACGA CAAGAAGCCCGACCTGTTCGAGCCCCTCAAGGCCGGCCAGGCGCCCAAG TACATGGTGTTCGCGTGCGCCGACTCGCGTGTGTGCCCGTCGGTGACCCTGGGCCTGGAGCCCGGCGAAGCCTTCACTGTCCGCAACATCGCCAACATGGTCCCGGCCTACTGCAAG AACAAGTACGCTGGTATTGGATCAGCCATCGAGTACGCCGTGTGTGCTCTCAAG GTCGAGGTCATCGTGGTGATTGGCCACAGCTGCTGCGGTGGAATCAAGGCACTCCTGTCACTCAAAGATGGCGCAGACGACTCCTT CCACTTCGTCGAGGACTGGGTCAGGATCGGGCACCCTGCTAAGATGAAGGTGAAGAAAGAGTGCTCCTCCTTGTCTTTCGATGAGCAATGCGCCGTCTTGGAAAAG GAGGCCGTGAACACGTCCCTCCAGAACCTCAAGACCTACCCGTTTGTCACCGAAGGTGTGGCCAACGGAACCCTCAAGCTCGTCGGCGGACACTACGACTTCGTCTCCGGCAAGTTCGACACATGGGAACTGTAA
- the LOC139838084 gene encoding uncharacterized protein, with protein sequence MAINLRVRWLWRLLTDPSQPWDGLDMQFSKNVRWVFHVSTTIVLGDGASALLWEDMWIGGKLVEDLALDLYALVRIQPRKHCTVQQRFASVGYNSLRYRMRWTPDGQYIARSCYASLFQGVVALGSWRLNWKTWAPPRVRFFIWLAVRTLEG encoded by the exons ATGGCCATCAACCTCCGCGTCCGTTGGCTTTGGAGGTTGCTTACAGACCCTTCGCAACCTTGGGACGGACTAGATATGCAGTTCTCCAAGAATGTACGTTGGGTGTTCCATGTCTCCACTACGATAGTGCTTGGGGATGGGGCCTCCGCCCTATTATGGGAAGACATGTGGATTGGCGGGAAATTGGTGGAGGACCTAGCATTGGATCTTTACGCGTTGGTTAGGATCCAACCACGGAAGCACTGCACCGTCCAGCAGAG GTTCGCCTCTGTGGGGTACAACTCACTGAGGTACCGGATGCGATGGACGCCAGATGGCCAATACATCGCCCGATCCTGTTACGCATCCCTCTTCCAGGGGGTCGTTGCTCTCGGCTCGTGGAGACTGAACTGGAAGACATGGGCACCACCTAGGGTGAGGTTCTTCATCTGGCTAGCTGTCAGGACGTTGGAGGGGTGA